A part of Dreissena polymorpha isolate Duluth1 chromosome 13, UMN_Dpol_1.0, whole genome shotgun sequence genomic DNA contains:
- the LOC127854440 gene encoding RING finger domain and kelch repeat-containing protein DDB_G0271372-like isoform X2: MESSINIGSKSFFDFSCFRCQENDRNTEAEFYCEDCSKFYCSKCVDYHNSFYTKHALLGKKNISQWPESNVSQLEQCQKHKKEKLTGFCEDHSELICHACHVHNHQKCSHVVLIADKVKDLHQKGDFKQLSETFDTQYQQLIHKKNDLEENMKSIEKSYKKILEEINALRKTINDALDQLEKYTKKELDTLLETTRKSIQTDKENCTESIKNITCLKEDWRRINGKSESLNFIKYRKCIVHSIKVEAVLQEMTKKNEIQLIFKPDTTIQTNLSTLSGLGQIFSSVKQFKPSHRITENLVTRQNKPEASSQSDPENRTTSILKKKIPKPDPSSSRKYTPGNQTSDLTKSGQVSDPVSSSSDQLVQGYQPGAVSKPDQIIKVTNDKRYTVLIKGDEKTCKISVICETSSGELLITDFNNKKVKLLDQTYKVVTHCDLPSTPWSMCSIDSNLVAVAMSNKDVHFISVSNGQLIQDRILKLQHFCRGIAHQDGNLYMADGKALYLYTVDGRLVREMYNKTSVTSCAVSPDGDRIYVINPNSNQLVTLSREGTVISTLTVPALRSPIGVLPGLQVHVTDSGQVMVCGYWSSTIIQMDRDGRQRLAQVVTEDDGVTGPISVFYSKPTGSIIVGMMNNNDIIVFKALLE, translated from the exons ATGGAGAGTTCAATAAATATAGGATCAAAATCATTCTTTGACTTTTCTTGTTTCCGCTGTCAGGAAAATGACAGAAACACAGAGGCTGAATTTTACTGTGAGGATTGTTCTAAATTTTACTGTAGTAAGTGTGTTGATTATCATAACTCTTTTTACACAAAGCATGCACTTTTGGGCAAGAAAAACATCAGCCAGTGGCCTGAGTCCAATGTTAGCCAACTAGAGCAATGTCAGAAGCACAAGAAAGAAAAACTGACAGGATTCTGTGAGGACCACAGTGAGCTAATATGTCATGCCTGCCATGTCCACAATCATCA GAAATGCAGTCATGTGGTTCTTATAGCAGACAAAGTGAAAGACCTCCATCAAAAAGGAGACTTCAAGCAGTTGTCAGAAACGTTTGATACACAATACCAGCAGTTGATACATAAGAAAAATGACTTAGAGGAAAATATGAAGTCTATTGAGAAATCATACAAGAAAATTCTGGAAGAAATCAATGCTTTACGAAAGACAATTAATGATGCTTTGGACCAACTGGAAAAGTATACCAAGAAGGAGTTGGACACATTACTGGAAACCACGAGGAAATCAATTCAAACTGATAAAGAAAACTGCACTGAGTCCATCAAAAATATTACATGCTTAAAAGAAGATTGGAGGAGAATAAACGGAAAAAGTGAATCACTCAATTTTATCAAGTATAGAAAATGTATTGTCCATTCCATCAAAGTAGAAGCAGTTTTACAAGAGATGACAAAAAAGAATGAGATTCAACTTATCTTTAAACCTGATACAACTATCCAAACAAACCTGTCCACTCTCTCAGGATTGGGACAAATATTTAGCTCAGTGAAACAATTTAAACCTTCTCACAGAATTACAGAGAACCTAGTTACCAGACAGAATAAACCTGAAGCATCTAGCCAGTCTGACCCTGAAAACCGAACAACTtcaatattaaagaaaaaaattccCAAGCCAGACCCCAGTTCATCTAGAAAGTACACACCAGGAAACCAAACAAGTGATCTGACCAAGTCAGGCCAGGTGTCTGATCCAGTATCAAGTTCATCAGACCAGCTGGTCCAGGGATATCAACCAGGTGCAGTAAGCAAGCCTGATCAAATCATTAAAGTGACTAATGATAAGAGGTACACTGTGCTAATTAAGGGTGATgaaaaaacatgcaaaatatcTGTCATCTGTGAGACGTCTTCTGGAGAACTCCTCATCACAGACtttaacaacaaaaaagtgaAGCTCCTGGATCAGACCTACAAGGTGGTGACCCACTGTGACTTGCCCAGCACACCATGGTCCATGTGCAGCATTGACTCCAACCTGGTGGCTGTTGCTATGAGTAACAAAGATGTCCACTTTATCAGTGTGTCAAATGGTCAGTTGATACAGGACAGGATACTAAAGCTCCAACATTTCTGCAGGGGTATTGCCCACCAGGATGGTAACCTGTACATGGCAGATGGTAAAGCTCTGTATCTCTATACTGTGGATGGAAGACTGGTGAGGGAAATGTATAATAAAACGTCAG TTACCTCCTGTGCAGTGAGTCCAGATGGAGACAGGATATATGTGATCAACCCGAACAGTAACCAGCTGGTCACACTGTCCAGGGAAGGCACAGTGATCTCCACCCTGACTGTACCTGCACTGCGCTCCCCTATAGGAGTACTACCTGGCCTACAGGTACATGTGACAGATTCAGGACAAGTTATGGTGTGTGGATACTGGTCCTCAACAATAATCCAGATGGACAGGGATGGGAGACAGAGACTGGCACAGGTGGTCACAGAGGATGATGGTGTGACTGGCCCAATATCTGTCTTCTATAGTAAGCCCACAGGCTCAATCATTGTAGGAATGATGAACAATAATGACATTATAGTGTTTAAGGCACTGTTGGAGTAG